In Archangium violaceum, the following are encoded in one genomic region:
- a CDS encoding sigma 54-interacting transcriptional regulator, with protein MSEMDRKGGASSDSRDPADEGLQVTRPHGTRRGMEPSSVRRFRLTVLEGPSPGTVWESGADRCSIGSHPLNDLVLDDETVSRFHCEVRIGTDGARVKDLDSLNGVVVDGVQVLESFLRGGSLLRLGRATVRFDFSSERNKLPLSDTTRLGSLVGTSAVMRACFARMERAAGTDVTVLLEGETGTGKSQAAQAIHQSSSRRDRPFLIVDCGAIPANLLESELFGHEKGAFTGAASRRVGAFEEAQGGTIFLDEIGEIPLELQAKLLRVLEERQIRRLGSNVHVPVDVRIIAATHRDLRAEVNAGRFRSDLFFRLAVVRISLPALRERPEDIPVIAEQLLAGAGADPERLAPLRTPEFLSRLQQFAWPGNVRELRNYLERCLVFEEAMPLSEEDGPAWNVPSTLSALPYPEARRRAIDEFERRYLQSLLERHQGKVAQAAAEAQMDRVYFYRLMRRHNLKP; from the coding sequence ATGAGCGAGATGGACCGGAAGGGGGGCGCTTCGAGCGACTCGAGGGACCCGGCGGACGAGGGGCTTCAGGTCACCCGTCCTCATGGGACACGCCGGGGGATGGAGCCCTCCTCGGTGCGCCGCTTCCGCCTCACCGTCCTCGAGGGCCCCTCGCCCGGCACCGTCTGGGAGTCCGGCGCGGACCGCTGCTCCATCGGCTCGCACCCGCTCAACGACCTGGTGCTCGACGACGAGACGGTGTCGCGCTTCCACTGCGAGGTGCGCATCGGCACCGACGGCGCCCGCGTGAAGGACCTCGACAGCCTCAACGGCGTCGTCGTGGACGGCGTGCAGGTGCTCGAGTCCTTCCTGCGCGGCGGCAGCCTCCTGCGCCTCGGGCGCGCCACCGTGCGCTTCGACTTCAGCTCCGAGCGCAACAAGCTCCCCCTCTCCGACACCACCCGGCTCGGCAGCCTCGTGGGCACCTCGGCCGTCATGCGCGCCTGCTTCGCCCGCATGGAGCGCGCCGCCGGCACCGATGTCACCGTGCTCCTCGAGGGCGAGACGGGCACCGGCAAGAGCCAGGCCGCCCAGGCCATCCACCAGTCCAGCTCCCGCCGCGACAGGCCCTTCCTCATCGTCGACTGCGGCGCCATCCCCGCCAACCTCCTGGAGAGCGAGCTCTTCGGCCACGAGAAGGGCGCCTTCACCGGCGCCGCCTCCCGCCGCGTCGGCGCCTTCGAGGAGGCCCAGGGCGGCACCATCTTCCTCGACGAGATTGGTGAAATCCCCCTCGAGCTCCAGGCCAAGCTGCTGCGCGTGCTGGAGGAGCGGCAGATCCGCCGTTTGGGCTCCAACGTCCACGTGCCGGTGGACGTGCGCATCATCGCCGCCACCCACCGCGACCTGCGCGCCGAGGTGAACGCGGGCCGCTTCCGTTCGGATCTCTTCTTCCGGCTCGCCGTGGTGCGCATCTCCCTGCCCGCCCTGCGCGAGCGCCCCGAGGACATCCCCGTCATCGCCGAGCAGCTCCTCGCCGGCGCGGGCGCGGACCCGGAGCGGCTCGCGCCCCTGCGCACCCCCGAGTTCCTCTCCCGCCTTCAACAGTTCGCCTGGCCCGGCAACGTGCGCGAGCTGCGCAACTACCTCGAGCGCTGCCTCGTCTTCGAGGAGGCCATGCCCCTGAGCGAGGAGGACGGCCCCGCGTGGAACGTGCCCTCCACGCTCTCGGCGCTCCCCTACCCGGAGGCCCGGCGGCGCGCCATCGACGAGTTCGAGCGGCGCTACCTCCAGTCGCTCCTCGAGCGCCACCAGGGCAAGGTGGCCCAGGCCGCCGCCGAGGCGCAGATGGACCGCGTCTATTTCTACCGCCTCATGCGCCGGCACAACCTCAAGCCCTGA
- a CDS encoding PilZ domain-containing protein → MSILSGPERRRYPRHRVRLRIQFLRGDAEVAAEIFNISRSGCLFVTPVAMRPGERVEVHLPWLGRSPQTFSVVRTRPVGPWFAVAADFEPYLIDDAPLVELAGQDPGPHEDPEQLF, encoded by the coding sequence GTGAGCATCCTGAGCGGTCCCGAGCGCCGTCGTTACCCCCGTCACCGCGTGCGTCTGCGCATCCAGTTCCTCCGCGGAGACGCGGAGGTGGCGGCGGAGATCTTCAACATCTCCCGCTCCGGCTGTCTCTTCGTCACGCCCGTGGCGATGCGGCCCGGCGAGCGCGTCGAGGTCCACCTGCCCTGGCTCGGACGCTCCCCGCAGACCTTCAGCGTGGTGCGCACCCGCCCGGTGGGCCCGTGGTTCGCCGTCGCCGCCGACTTCGAGCCCTACCTCATCGACGACGCGCCCCTGGTGGAGCTCGCCGGCCAGGACCCGGGGCCCCATGAGGACCCCGAGCAGCTCTTCT